A stretch of Onychomys torridus chromosome 2, mOncTor1.1, whole genome shotgun sequence DNA encodes these proteins:
- the Pik3cd gene encoding phosphatidylinositol 4,5-bisphosphate 3-kinase catalytic subunit delta isoform isoform X7 translates to MPPGVDCPMEFWTREESQSVAVDFLLPTGVYLNFPVSRNANLSTIKQVLWHRAQYEPLFHMLSDPEAYVFTCVNQTAEQQELEDEQRRLCDIQPFLPVLRLVAREGDRVKKLINSQISLLIGKGLHEFDSLRDPEVNDFRTKMRQFCEEVAARRQQLGWEDWLQYSFPLQLEPSARSWRAGILRVTSRALLVNVKFEGSEESFTFQVSTNDMPLALMACALRKKATVFRQPLVEQPEDYALQVNGRHEYLYGSYPLCQFQPSSVSLWSLEQPFCIELIEGSKVNADERMKLVVQAGLFHGNEMLCKTVSSSEVSVCSEPVWKQRLEFDISICDLPRMARLCFALYAVVEKAKKARSTKKKSKKADCPIAWANLMLFDYKDQLKTGECRLYMWPSVPDEKGELLNPAGTVRSNPNTESAAALVICLPEVAPHPVYFPALEKILELGRHGERGHITEEEQLQLREILERRGSGELYEHEKDLVWKLRHEVQERFPEALARLLLVTKWNKHEDVAQLSQMLYLLCSWPELPVLSALELLDFSFPDCYVGSFAIKSLRKLTDDELFQYLLQLVQVLKYESYLDCELTKFLLDRALANRKIGHFLFWHLRSEMHVPSVALRFGLIMEAYCRGSTHHMKVLMKQGEALSKLKALNDFVKVSSQKTTKPQTKEMMHMCMRQETYMEALSHLQSPLDPSTLLEEVCVEQCTFMDSKMKPLWIMYSSEEAGSAGSVGIIFKNGDDLRQDMLTLQMIQLMDVLWKQEGLDLRMTPYGCLPTGDRTGLIEVVLHSDTIANIQLNKSNMAATAAFNKDALLNWLKSKNPGEALDRAIEEFTLSCAGYCVATYVLGIGDRHSDNIMIRESGQLFHIDFGHFLGNFKTKFGINRERVPFILTYDFVHVIQQGKTNNSEKFERFRSYCERAYTILRRHGPLFLHLFALMRAAGLPELSCSKDTQYLKDSLALGKTEEEALKHFRVKFNEALRESWKTKVNWLAHNVSKDNRQ, encoded by the exons GTGCTGTGGCATCGCGCTCAGTATGAACCGCTCTTCCACATGCTCAGTGACCCTGAGGCTTATGTGTTCACCTGCGTGAACCAGACAGCCGAACAGCAGGAGTTGGAGGATGAGCAGCGGAGACTGTGTGACATCCAGCCCTTCCTGCCAGTGCTGCGGCTGGTGGCCCGAGAGGGAGACCGGGTCAAGAAGCTCATCAACTCCCAGATCAGCCTCCTCATTGGCAAAG GTCTCCATGAGTTTGATTCTCTGCGGGACCCAGAAGTGAATGACTTCCGCACTAAGATGCGCCAGTTCTGTGAAGAGGTTGCTGCTCGCCGCCAGCAGCTGGGCTGGGAGGACTGGCTGCAGTATAGTTTCCCCCTGCAGTTGGAGCCCTCAGCAAGGAGTTGGCGAGCCGGCATACTGCGTGTCACCAGCAGAGCCCTGCTGGTCAATGTGAAGTTCGAGGGCAGTGAG GAGAGCTTCACCTTCCAGGTATCCACCAACGACATGCCCCTGGCACTGATGGCCTGTGCCCTCCGAAAGAAGGCCACAGTGTTCCGGCAGCCTCTGGTGGAGCAGCCTGAAGACTATGCACTTCAGGTGAACGGGAGGCATGAGTACCTCTATGGCAGCTACCCGCTGTGCCAGTTCCAG CCCTCCTCGGTGTCCCTGTGGTCCCTAGAGCAACCGTTCTGCATTGAGCTGATCGAGGGCAGCAAAGTGAATGCGGATGAGCGGATGAAG ctggtTGTACAGGCTGGGCTCTTCCATGGCAATGAGATGCTGTGCAAGACGGTGTCCAGCTCAGAGGTGAGCGTGTGCTCGGAGCCCGTGTGGAAACAGCGGCTGGAGTTCGACATCAGCATCTGTGACCTACCGCGCATGGCTCGGCTCTGCTTTGCACTCTACGCCGTTGTGGAGAAGGCTAAGAAGGCGCGCTCTACAAAGAAGAAGTCCAAGAAGGCA GACTGCCCCATCGCCTGGGCCAACCTCATGCTGTTTGACTACAAAGACCAGCTCAAGACTGGGGAATGCCGCCTTTACATGTGGCCCTCTGTCCCAG ATGAGAAAGGAGAGCTGCTGAACCCTGCGGGTACAGTGCGTAGCAACCCCAACACAGAGAGTGCTGCAGCCCTGGTCATCTGCCTGCCTGAGGTGGCCCCCCATCCTGTGTACTTCCCTGCCCTGGAGAAG ATCCTGGAGCTGGGGCGTCACGGGGAGCGCGGGCACATCACAGAGGAGGAG CAGCTGCAGCTGCGGGAGATCCTGGAGCGGAGGGGCTCTGGGGAGCTGTATGAGCACGAGAAGGATCTGGTGTGGAAGCTTCGACACGAAGTCCAGGAGCGTTTCCCAGAGGCTCTGGCCCGCCTGCTCCTGGTCACCAAGTGGAATAAACATGAGGATGTGGCCCAG CTGTCCCAGATGCTCTATTTGCTGTGCTCCTGGCCTGAGCTGCCCGTGCTGAGCGCCCTGGAACTGCTGGACTTCAGCTTTCCTGACTGCTACGTGGGCTCCTTTGCCATCAAGTCCCTGCGGAAGCTGAC GGATGATGAGCTTTTCCAGTATCTTCTGCAGCTTGTGCAGGTGCTCAAATATGAGTCCTACCTGGACTGCGAGTTGACCAAATTCTTGCTGGACCGAGCCCTGGCTAACCGCAAGATCGGCCACTTCCTCTTCTGGCACCTTCG ctctgAGATGCACGTACCATCGGTGGCCCTGCGATTTGGCCTCATCATGGAGGCCTACTGCAGAGGTAGCACCCACCACATGAAGGTGCTGATGAAGCAG GGGGAAGCACTGAGCAAGCTTAAGGCACTGAACGACTTTGTGAAGGTGAGCTCTCAGAAGACCACCAAGCCCCAAACCAAGGAGATGATGCATATGTGCATGCGCCAGGAGACCTACATGGAGGCCCTGTCTCACCTGCAGTCTCCGCTGGACCCCAGCaccctgctggaggaagtctg TGTGGAGCAATGCACCTTCATGGACTCCAAGATGAAGCCTCTGTGGATCATGTATAGCAGCGAGGAGGCGGGCAGTGCTGGCAGCGTGGGCATCATCTTTAAGAACGGGGATG ACCTCCGCCAGGACATGCTGACTCTGCAGATGATCCAGCTCATGGACGTCCTGTGGAAGCAGGAGGGCCTGGACCTGAG GATGACCCCCTATGGCTGCCTCCCCACTGGAGACCGCACAGGCCTCATTGAGGTGGTTCTTCACTCGGACACCATTGCCAACATCCAACTGAACAAGAGCAACATGGCGGCCACAGCCGCCTTCAACAAGGACGCCCTGCTCAACTGGCTCAAATCCAAGAACCCTGG GGAGGCCCTGGATCGAGCCATCGAGGAATTCACCCTCTCCTGTGCTGGCTACTGTGTGGCCACGTATGTGCTGGGCATTGGTGACCGACACAGTGACAACATCATGATCCGAGAGAGTGGGCAG CTCTTCCACATTGATTTTGGCCACTTTCTGGGGAACTTCAAGACCAAGTTTGGAATCAACCGGGAGCGAGTCCCCTTCATCCTAACCTATGACTTTGTCCACGTGATCCAGCAGGGGAAGACTAATAATAGTGAGAAATTTGAAAG GTTCCGCAGCTACTGTGAACGAGCCTACACCATCCTGCGGCGCCACGGGCCgctcttcctccacctctttgCCCTGATGCGTGCTGCAGGCTTGCCTGAGCTTAGCTGCTCCAAAGATACCCAGTATCTCAAG GACTCTCTGGCACTAGGGAAGACCGAGGAAGAGGCGCTCAAGCACTTCCGGGTGAAGTTCAATGAAGCCCTGCGGGAGAGCTGGAAAACCAAAGTCAACTGGTTGGCGCACAATGTGTCCAAGGATAACAGGCAATAG